One Rhodococcus sp. P1Y DNA window includes the following coding sequences:
- a CDS encoding acetyl-CoA C-acetyltransferase: MPEAVIVAAARSPIGRAKKGSLRELRGDDLGATIVRAALDKVPELDPSELTDMMVGCAQPAGEQGYGLARAMAVLLGLDALPGTTVQRYCASSLQTTRMAFHAIKAGEGHAFVSAGVEMVSRFTQGKSDYMPGSKNPIFDLADTRATDVAGPSWTDPRAEGLMPSLYMSMGLTAENVASGWNVSRRDQDEFAALSQNRAEAARAAGFFDREITPVTTPDGTVVTADDSPRAGVTAQALGELKPVFLPDGSVTAGNCCPMNDGAAALVIMSDDRARELGLTPLARIVSTAVSALSPEVMGMSPVEATRRAVSAAGMTVDDIDLVELNEAFAAQVVPTVRELGLDYEKVNVHGGAIALGHPYGMTGARMTATLLNALQWNDKEFGVETMCAAGGQGMAMVVQRLA; this comes from the coding sequence ATGCCGGAAGCAGTGATCGTCGCAGCAGCTCGATCGCCCATCGGGCGCGCCAAGAAGGGCTCACTGCGCGAACTGCGTGGTGACGACCTGGGTGCGACGATCGTCAGGGCGGCACTGGACAAGGTGCCCGAACTGGACCCTTCGGAGCTGACCGACATGATGGTCGGATGCGCTCAACCCGCTGGCGAGCAAGGATATGGACTCGCGCGGGCTATGGCCGTACTGCTCGGCTTGGATGCCCTACCTGGGACAACCGTCCAGAGGTACTGCGCGTCGAGCCTGCAGACAACACGCATGGCATTTCACGCCATCAAAGCCGGTGAGGGTCACGCGTTCGTATCTGCCGGTGTGGAGATGGTCTCGCGCTTCACGCAGGGCAAGTCCGACTACATGCCCGGTTCGAAGAACCCCATTTTCGACTTGGCTGATACTCGCGCAACCGACGTCGCTGGGCCCTCGTGGACGGATCCGCGTGCCGAAGGACTGATGCCGAGCCTCTACATGTCGATGGGACTGACCGCCGAGAACGTTGCCTCCGGGTGGAACGTGAGCCGCCGCGACCAGGACGAGTTCGCCGCGTTGAGCCAGAACCGCGCCGAGGCGGCTCGCGCCGCTGGGTTCTTCGATCGTGAGATCACGCCGGTGACCACTCCGGACGGAACGGTAGTCACCGCAGATGACAGTCCACGGGCTGGCGTAACTGCGCAGGCGCTGGGCGAACTGAAGCCGGTCTTCCTGCCCGACGGTTCGGTCACCGCAGGCAACTGCTGCCCGATGAACGACGGAGCTGCAGCGTTGGTGATCATGTCCGACGATCGCGCTCGAGAGTTGGGTCTGACGCCGCTGGCGCGAATCGTGTCCACCGCGGTGTCTGCGCTCTCTCCCGAGGTGATGGGAATGAGTCCCGTCGAGGCCACGCGTCGCGCGGTATCCGCCGCAGGTATGACCGTCGACGACATCGATCTTGTCGAACTCAACGAGGCATTCGCTGCCCAGGTCGTCCCTACCGTCCGTGAGCTCGGCCTCGACTACGAGAAGGTCAACGTGCACGGCGGTGCCATTGCGCTCGGTCATCCCTACGGAATGACCGGCGCTCGCATGACCGCGACTCTTCTCAACGCCTTGCAGTGGAACGACAAAGAGTTCGGTGTGGAGACCATGTGCGCTGCAGGCGGTCAAGGAATGGCGATGGTTGTCCAACGCCTTGCGTAG
- a CDS encoding VOC family protein encodes MNAKGPVQPTMPFVKLITHDPEELLSFYEDVFGFYVVTRVVEPNPGTDFGIEEIILHSSDDTGCSLVLLKFLERPNPAGGVILGMKVADVQATIEHALSAGASVEMPLQSMERHGVKVVFLADPHGNLIEVIEMIDAAG; translated from the coding sequence ATGAACGCCAAAGGTCCCGTGCAGCCCACCATGCCGTTCGTCAAACTGATCACCCATGATCCGGAAGAGCTTCTGTCGTTCTACGAAGATGTGTTCGGCTTTTACGTCGTCACCCGTGTTGTAGAGCCGAATCCGGGCACGGACTTCGGGATCGAAGAGATAATCCTCCACTCCAGCGATGACACCGGGTGCAGCCTGGTACTCCTCAAGTTCCTGGAGCGCCCCAATCCTGCCGGCGGGGTCATTTTGGGAATGAAGGTCGCGGACGTCCAGGCAACCATCGAGCACGCCCTCTCCGCAGGGGCGTCGGTCGAGATGCCGCTGCAGTCGATGGAACGGCACGGGGTGAAGGTCGTCTTCCTCGCCGACCCACACGGAAACCTTATCGAGGTCATCGAAATGATCGACGCCGCAGGCTAA
- a CDS encoding acyl-CoA dehydrogenase family protein, producing MHFGLSEEQQALVDTVRAVVARRQSSTTLRDALSSEFGYDRALWTALREQVGVCALAVPETMGGMGYSSFETHIVLEELGRSLSPTPLFGSGVLSVQALLYGADEKSKSRLLPELAEGTAIGALCWADRSGRWRTDGSGVDARSAGQRWLLTGTATLVIDGMEADRLLVVANSGVGPALFEVDPHDKTLARRSTPGVDPTLRFASVELVDTDAELLGSFGDSLPDLYAAAAIALTALQVGGAQAALDRTVSYLADRRQFGRPLASFQALKHRCADMMVAVETARSISWAAAWAAAERTPDLRWHAAMASSWCSEAFSYVAAEMVQLHGGIAITWEHDAHLYFKRAHSTAQLLGSPHEHRRQITGGTVTPTGR from the coding sequence ATGCATTTCGGCCTCAGCGAGGAACAGCAGGCACTGGTCGACACCGTGAGGGCTGTCGTTGCTCGACGACAATCGTCGACCACCCTTCGCGACGCATTGTCGTCCGAGTTCGGGTACGACAGAGCATTGTGGACGGCGCTGCGCGAGCAGGTCGGCGTGTGTGCACTCGCGGTACCCGAAACTATGGGCGGGATGGGTTATTCGTCGTTCGAGACTCACATCGTACTCGAGGAACTCGGCCGCAGTCTGAGTCCGACTCCGCTGTTCGGCTCCGGCGTACTGAGCGTCCAGGCCCTTCTGTACGGCGCCGACGAGAAGTCGAAGAGCCGACTTCTTCCAGAACTCGCCGAGGGCACCGCGATCGGTGCACTGTGCTGGGCCGATCGCAGCGGTCGGTGGCGAACGGACGGTAGCGGCGTCGACGCTCGTTCCGCCGGCCAGCGATGGCTGCTCACCGGAACTGCGACGTTGGTGATCGACGGAATGGAAGCCGATCGGCTATTGGTGGTCGCGAACAGCGGCGTCGGACCAGCTCTGTTCGAGGTTGATCCGCATGACAAGACCCTGGCTCGCAGAAGTACCCCTGGAGTCGATCCGACTCTGCGGTTCGCCTCGGTCGAGCTCGTAGACACCGACGCGGAACTTCTGGGGTCGTTCGGCGATTCGCTCCCGGACCTGTACGCCGCCGCAGCTATCGCACTGACTGCTTTGCAGGTCGGCGGAGCACAAGCCGCTTTGGATCGCACGGTCTCGTATCTTGCGGATCGACGTCAGTTCGGACGTCCGTTGGCCTCTTTCCAGGCACTCAAACATCGTTGTGCCGACATGATGGTGGCCGTCGAAACCGCCCGATCGATTTCGTGGGCAGCCGCGTGGGCAGCCGCCGAACGCACACCGGACCTGCGATGGCACGCGGCTATGGCGTCCTCGTGGTGCAGTGAAGCCTTCTCCTACGTAGCCGCAGAAATGGTCCAACTCCACGGCGGCATTGCCATCACCTGGGAGCACGATGCCCACCTGTATTTCAAGCGTGCGCATTCCACGGCCCAACTACTCGGATCGCCTCACGAGCACCGTCGTCAAATCACCGGTGGCACAGTCACACCCACCGGCCGATGA
- a CDS encoding VOC family protein → MTTAPDGTIVHHVGITVSDIDASARFYGRLLGGDLFGPYRRCGPRIDAVTGHRGVVVEQMFVTATNGRTMVELLSYTGGPETVIEPDNSHVGAVHIAVTVDDIDAALNRLRSQGVSALSDPIEASPPLTGCRVVYVLDPDRVRVELVELPR, encoded by the coding sequence ATGACTACCGCACCCGATGGAACGATCGTCCACCACGTGGGGATCACTGTCAGCGACATCGACGCCTCGGCGCGGTTCTACGGTCGACTGCTCGGTGGTGACCTTTTCGGTCCGTATCGACGCTGCGGACCCCGAATCGATGCTGTCACCGGGCATCGAGGAGTCGTCGTCGAGCAGATGTTCGTGACTGCCACCAACGGCCGGACCATGGTTGAACTACTGAGCTACACAGGCGGACCCGAGACCGTCATAGAACCGGACAACAGTCACGTGGGCGCAGTGCACATTGCCGTCACAGTCGACGACATCGACGCGGCACTGAACCGGCTGCGGTCGCAGGGGGTCAGTGCGCTGTCCGACCCGATCGAGGCGAGCCCGCCGTTGACTGGGTGCCGCGTGGTCTATGTGCTGGACCCCGACAGGGTGCGTGTAGAACTCGTGGAGCTTCCCCGTTGA
- a CDS encoding TetR/AcrR family transcriptional regulator, with protein MGSTSVGGAESRRKASATSTRRTELLAIAARLFARRGYSQTTVRDIADEAGILSGSLYHHFDSKEAMLTEILRQFMDDLRTQFAVIVEESTSPQEALEGLIRDTFARIDATPDEVALYQNEAGLFMTASEFGFVADASIEIATVWRGVLDSGRESGDFRPDLDTGLVYRFIRDAVWSTVRWYQPGGRLHHEAVADQYISMLRSGLLVSPASRSE; from the coding sequence ATGGGTTCGACCAGTGTGGGAGGTGCCGAGAGCCGGCGCAAGGCGAGCGCGACGTCGACCAGACGGACTGAGCTTCTCGCGATCGCGGCTCGGTTGTTCGCGCGGCGCGGCTACTCGCAGACCACCGTCCGGGACATCGCGGACGAGGCGGGGATCCTGTCGGGAAGTCTCTACCATCACTTCGATTCCAAGGAAGCGATGCTGACCGAGATTCTCCGCCAGTTCATGGACGATCTCCGTACCCAATTTGCCGTCATCGTGGAGGAAAGCACCTCGCCGCAAGAAGCCCTCGAGGGTCTCATTCGCGATACATTCGCACGCATCGATGCGACACCGGACGAGGTGGCGCTCTACCAGAACGAGGCCGGTCTCTTCATGACCGCATCGGAATTCGGATTCGTCGCCGACGCCAGTATCGAAATCGCGACGGTATGGCGTGGTGTTCTGGACTCCGGCCGCGAATCGGGGGACTTCCGTCCTGATCTCGACACGGGCCTGGTGTACCGCTTCATTCGCGACGCTGTGTGGTCGACGGTCCGCTGGTATCAGCCGGGTGGCCGGTTGCACCACGAGGCGGTGGCCGACCAGTACATCTCGATGCTGCGGTCGGGGCTACTCGTCAGTCCTGCCAGCAGAAGTGAGTGA
- a CDS encoding VOC family protein has product MGLFHLAWEVETLHDLAEAKIRLDEHGALSGAANHASTKALYGSDPDGIEFELTWLVPDALVCDELIPGVAPTRPLDIGAEIAQYGAYTPGGPRTDRHMMTRLIDRLTSGQSG; this is encoded by the coding sequence GTGGGACTGTTCCATTTGGCTTGGGAGGTCGAAACGTTACACGACCTCGCCGAGGCCAAGATCCGTCTCGACGAGCATGGCGCGTTGTCCGGGGCCGCCAATCACGCGTCCACCAAAGCTCTGTACGGCTCGGACCCGGACGGAATCGAATTCGAGCTCACATGGTTGGTGCCGGACGCGTTGGTCTGTGACGAACTGATACCAGGAGTTGCGCCCACGCGTCCTCTCGACATCGGCGCCGAAATTGCACAGTATGGTGCTTACACCCCTGGTGGCCCCCGCACCGATCGTCACATGATGACCCGTCTGATCGATCGACTCACCTCAGGTCAGTCTGGCTGA
- a CDS encoding SDR family NAD(P)-dependent oxidoreductase, giving the protein MSSESARIAVVTGASRGAGKGIALALGSTGATVYVTGRTSAEGDSALPGSVFATAQEISDRGGVGIPVVVDHSVDGQVESLFERVGAESGAVDILVNNAFAVPDALATEGPFWKKPLSLLDLFDVGMRSSYISSYYAAPLMRRGSLVVNTSSFGGSCYMHGPAYGAGKAAVDKMAHDMAVDFRPFDVAVISIWMGLLKTERTLAGLAEAPDSYAELVATAESPEFTGRVIDALWRDRNLMHRSGSVLIGAEIAAEMGILDVDGRQPPSHREFLGDPPTYSAAVIS; this is encoded by the coding sequence GTGAGTTCCGAATCCGCTCGTATTGCAGTCGTCACCGGTGCCAGCCGTGGTGCGGGGAAGGGGATCGCGCTGGCGCTGGGGTCGACCGGCGCGACCGTGTACGTGACGGGTCGAACCTCGGCCGAGGGCGACTCTGCGCTACCCGGCTCGGTGTTCGCCACAGCCCAGGAGATATCCGACCGTGGAGGGGTTGGAATTCCCGTCGTGGTCGATCACTCGGTCGACGGGCAGGTCGAGTCACTGTTCGAACGAGTAGGTGCCGAAAGCGGCGCTGTGGATATCCTGGTCAACAATGCATTCGCGGTTCCGGACGCTCTCGCCACAGAGGGACCGTTCTGGAAGAAGCCTCTGTCGCTACTCGACTTGTTCGATGTCGGAATGCGTTCGAGTTACATTTCGAGTTACTACGCCGCTCCGTTGATGCGACGCGGTTCATTGGTGGTCAACACCTCCAGCTTCGGTGGTAGCTGCTATATGCACGGGCCCGCGTACGGCGCTGGCAAGGCTGCCGTGGACAAGATGGCCCACGACATGGCGGTCGACTTCCGCCCGTTCGACGTTGCCGTCATCTCGATCTGGATGGGCTTGTTGAAAACCGAACGCACCCTGGCCGGTCTCGCCGAGGCCCCGGACTCGTATGCGGAGTTGGTGGCAACTGCCGAGTCTCCTGAGTTCACCGGGCGGGTGATCGATGCGCTCTGGCGCGATCGAAATCTGATGCACCGAAGTGGCAGTGTGCTCATCGGTGCCGAAATCGCCGCTGAAATGGGCATACTCGATGTCGACGGACGGCAGCCGCCGTCCCATCGAGAGTTTCTGGGTGACCCGCCGACGTACAGCGCGGCGGTCATAAGTTGA
- a CDS encoding MFS transporter: MTSREAERDDAFGTTPSAGDEIVPRQRGILRVALSSLLGTTIEYYDFLLYSTMAALIFGSVFFPDSSSGVATIAAFGTLAAGYVARPLGGLVFGHFGDRLGRKRTLVASMMLMGVASTLIGVLPGYSTIGIAAPILLILLRTIQGIAVGGEYGGAALMVIEHAGTRRRGSWVGIMQLGSPLGNLVAIGAIAVVTRLPEDDFESWGWRIPFLASALLLIIGLYIRMSVAESPIFKAAAQLADDKAPPRMPVVEIFARQKKALFLACAVGIGPFALTALISSHMVAYGTEIGFSRSDVVGALFYTTLVAMVCIPAFSALSDFVGRKPVVLVGAIGAALWAWPMYTMVGSGSILQLTLAMMIGQVMQNLMYSPMAPMLSEMFETEVRYTGVSLGYQLASLIGAGFTPMIAAILVLASDGSSVPLVLIMVGTACITLTALAILKEPRGNNLVAEIKI, from the coding sequence ATGACTAGCCGCGAAGCAGAAAGAGACGATGCCTTCGGCACCACGCCGTCGGCAGGTGACGAGATCGTCCCACGCCAACGCGGAATACTCCGGGTCGCGCTGTCCAGCTTGCTGGGGACCACTATCGAGTACTACGACTTCTTGCTGTACAGCACGATGGCGGCTCTGATCTTCGGCTCGGTGTTCTTCCCGGACTCGAGTAGCGGAGTTGCCACCATCGCTGCGTTCGGAACTTTGGCGGCAGGGTACGTCGCACGCCCGCTCGGTGGTCTGGTCTTCGGCCACTTCGGCGATCGGCTCGGACGCAAGCGGACGCTCGTAGCCTCGATGATGCTCATGGGGGTCGCAAGTACGCTGATCGGCGTGCTGCCGGGCTACAGCACAATCGGCATTGCCGCTCCGATCCTGTTGATTCTGCTCCGCACCATCCAGGGCATCGCGGTCGGCGGCGAGTACGGCGGTGCCGCACTGATGGTCATCGAGCACGCAGGCACTCGCCGACGGGGCAGCTGGGTCGGAATCATGCAGTTGGGCTCACCTCTCGGAAACCTCGTAGCCATTGGTGCGATCGCTGTAGTCACCAGGTTGCCGGAGGACGACTTCGAAAGCTGGGGTTGGCGTATTCCGTTCCTCGCCAGCGCCCTTCTGCTGATCATCGGCCTTTACATCCGCATGAGTGTCGCAGAGAGTCCCATCTTCAAAGCAGCTGCACAACTTGCCGACGACAAGGCTCCTCCTCGGATGCCAGTCGTGGAAATCTTTGCAAGACAGAAGAAGGCGCTCTTCCTCGCCTGCGCCGTGGGGATCGGCCCATTTGCGTTGACCGCACTGATCAGTTCGCACATGGTCGCCTACGGCACCGAAATCGGATTCAGTCGCTCCGATGTGGTGGGTGCTCTCTTTTACACGACCCTCGTTGCCATGGTCTGCATTCCAGCGTTCTCTGCACTGTCCGACTTCGTCGGACGCAAACCCGTCGTCTTGGTAGGCGCGATCGGCGCGGCCCTCTGGGCATGGCCGATGTACACGATGGTCGGCAGCGGGTCCATCCTGCAGTTGACGCTCGCGATGATGATCGGCCAGGTCATGCAAAATCTCATGTATTCGCCCATGGCTCCGATGCTGTCAGAGATGTTCGAGACCGAGGTCCGGTACACAGGCGTCTCGCTCGGCTACCAGTTGGCCAGTTTGATCGGAGCCGGGTTCACGCCGATGATTGCCGCCATCCTCGTCCTGGCTTCGGACGGGTCGAGTGTTCCACTCGTGCTCATCATGGTCGGCACCGCCTGCATCACCCTGACAGCACTCGCAATACTGAAAGAGCCAAGAGGCAACAATCTCGTAGCCGAGATCAAAATCTAG
- a CDS encoding ferredoxin--NADP reductase encodes MNPSSEHLPRKVRVVGLVEETYDARSVLVEPLADFAHEFGYTPGQFITVRVPDHGRGAARCYSLSSSPLVDSTLKFTVKRVHDGHGSNWLCGDLSIGDELEVLPPAGVFTVHSLDQSVVLVAGGSGVTPIISIAKTVLFGGTGSVFIVYANRDEKSVIFAAELRELTEKFADRLTVVHVLESVQGYPTFDGLRDLIAPFADRTMYVCGPVPLMDLSRSVFSALGVDHSRVHVERFVSLSSNPFETATATVNPSQDGSVGAVSVQVSIDGDQKTVTWPRSKRLLDALLDAGIDAPYSCREGACSACVCALTSGKVELAHNEVLEQQDIDDGYILACQAEAVSDDIAIEY; translated from the coding sequence GTGAATCCGTCGTCGGAACATCTTCCACGGAAGGTTCGAGTCGTCGGATTGGTCGAGGAGACTTACGATGCTCGATCTGTCCTCGTCGAGCCCCTGGCTGATTTCGCGCACGAGTTCGGCTACACGCCAGGCCAATTCATCACCGTTCGGGTCCCGGATCATGGCCGTGGGGCGGCGCGCTGCTACTCGCTGTCGAGTTCCCCTCTGGTCGATTCGACCCTGAAGTTCACGGTCAAGCGCGTACACGACGGGCATGGGTCGAACTGGCTCTGCGGCGATCTGTCGATCGGTGACGAACTCGAGGTTCTGCCCCCCGCAGGGGTCTTCACGGTGCACTCTCTTGATCAGTCGGTGGTGCTGGTCGCAGGCGGCAGCGGGGTCACCCCGATCATCTCCATCGCCAAGACCGTACTTTTCGGCGGTACGGGCAGCGTATTCATCGTGTATGCCAACCGCGACGAGAAGTCCGTCATTTTTGCTGCGGAACTCCGTGAGCTGACCGAGAAGTTCGCCGATCGGCTCACGGTGGTCCACGTGCTCGAGTCGGTGCAGGGATACCCCACGTTCGACGGTCTCCGCGATCTGATTGCGCCGTTCGCGGATCGCACCATGTACGTGTGCGGACCTGTGCCGTTGATGGATCTTTCGCGTTCGGTGTTCTCGGCCTTGGGCGTCGATCATTCGCGTGTGCACGTCGAACGTTTCGTGTCCCTCAGCTCGAACCCGTTCGAGACTGCCACCGCAACCGTGAACCCATCACAGGACGGTTCGGTCGGCGCCGTGTCCGTCCAGGTGAGTATCGATGGCGATCAGAAGACAGTCACGTGGCCCAGATCCAAGCGTCTGCTGGACGCCTTGCTCGACGCCGGCATCGACGCTCCCTATTCGTGCAGGGAGGGCGCTTGTAGCGCGTGCGTGTGTGCGCTCACCTCGGGCAAGGTCGAATTGGCCCACAATGAAGTACTCGAGCAACAGGACATCGACGACGGCTACATCCTGGCCTGCCAGGCGGAAGCCGTCAGCGACGACATCGCCATCGAGTACTGA
- a CDS encoding MFS transporter, translating into MKVDSPRAHRTADDDAGWTLPGVLSLASIVIVLEALTLSYAMMAIALPAMSIHYGTTQGAWVFAAFLLVGAVASPVVGKLADTHGKRRLLMLCVGFGIVGSVVSAVAPTFTVLVVGRAISGLLVASLFLSYSLIRDVFPPRTVALAVSIATTGMGLIAIPTPFLAGWLLDGFGFRSIFWFLAAVLAVGAVLILLTTPESAVRLRSTIDPIGAVLLGSGLGGVLVAVSFGSTWGWTATSTLFFLLGGIAALAAWVVSSRIIKDPLVDLRLFAHRPVLLISIAAGFVYGISALISIMLPLMIMTPDLGLGYGFGASAEQFAFYGAPMGALAVVGGLAVGLVVGRKLVKPRTMIILGLATSVVGASAMAFSHDGKLLVVVLIGVFGLGQGIAYATIPNLQIEAVPPQLQASTASIVAVFQSTFAASLPVIMYAVLNANVAFASEGAVVYSDNGIKYAFLFAGACALVGVLASILMPRRVKRLAVPSEQTDIVAAEPSSRSSVS; encoded by the coding sequence ATGAAGGTCGATTCTCCGCGGGCGCACAGAACTGCCGACGACGACGCGGGGTGGACCCTGCCCGGGGTGCTCTCGCTCGCGTCCATCGTGATCGTTCTGGAGGCGCTCACGCTCAGCTACGCGATGATGGCGATTGCATTGCCTGCCATGTCGATTCACTACGGGACCACCCAGGGAGCGTGGGTTTTCGCTGCATTTCTTCTGGTAGGCGCAGTGGCTAGTCCGGTGGTCGGCAAGCTTGCCGATACACATGGCAAGCGTCGGCTCCTGATGCTGTGTGTGGGATTCGGAATTGTGGGTTCCGTCGTGTCTGCGGTGGCTCCCACCTTTACTGTCCTCGTCGTGGGTCGGGCAATTTCCGGATTGCTCGTGGCCTCGCTTTTCCTGAGCTATTCGTTGATCCGTGACGTATTTCCGCCCAGGACAGTCGCATTGGCGGTGAGTATCGCCACCACAGGAATGGGTTTGATCGCTATCCCGACGCCCTTTCTCGCCGGATGGCTATTGGACGGGTTTGGCTTTCGGAGCATCTTCTGGTTCCTGGCTGCAGTGCTCGCCGTCGGCGCTGTCCTGATTTTGCTCACAACTCCGGAATCGGCAGTTAGGCTTCGTTCCACGATCGATCCCATCGGTGCAGTTCTTCTCGGCAGTGGGCTCGGAGGGGTTCTCGTCGCAGTCAGTTTCGGCTCGACGTGGGGTTGGACCGCCACCTCGACGCTGTTCTTCTTACTGGGCGGTATCGCTGCACTCGCGGCGTGGGTCGTCTCATCACGAATCATCAAAGACCCGTTGGTGGACCTCCGACTGTTTGCGCACCGGCCGGTGCTGCTGATATCCATCGCTGCTGGGTTCGTGTATGGCATCTCGGCTCTGATCTCGATCATGCTGCCGTTGATGATCATGACGCCTGACCTCGGACTGGGCTATGGGTTCGGGGCAAGCGCGGAACAGTTCGCCTTCTACGGCGCGCCGATGGGAGCTCTCGCCGTCGTCGGTGGATTGGCTGTGGGCCTGGTGGTCGGCCGGAAGCTCGTCAAACCCCGAACGATGATCATCCTCGGACTGGCGACCAGCGTAGTAGGGGCATCCGCGATGGCCTTCTCGCACGACGGAAAGCTGCTTGTTGTCGTGCTGATCGGAGTTTTCGGACTCGGTCAGGGCATTGCGTACGCAACGATTCCCAACCTTCAGATCGAAGCTGTGCCGCCGCAGCTCCAGGCCTCCACCGCCAGCATCGTTGCCGTCTTCCAGAGCACGTTCGCTGCATCTCTGCCAGTGATCATGTACGCCGTACTCAATGCGAACGTCGCCTTTGCTTCCGAGGGGGCGGTCGTGTACTCCGACAACGGAATCAAGTATGCGTTCCTCTTCGCTGGGGCGTGCGCTCTGGTTGGGGTGCTTGCCTCGATCCTCATGCCGCGACGGGTGAAAAGACTCGCCGTGCCGTCGGAGCAGACCGATATCGTGGCCGCCGAACCGTCTTCTCGATCTTCGGTGTCCTAG
- a CDS encoding nuclear transport factor 2 family protein, translated as MTARSVEQRLNDIERIDAIKALKHRYLRACDAKDPVAFRACFIDRGAVMDYGELGKYEDADPIVEIFRNVALHKVAGAYVVLDMHHAFHSDITLTGAGEATGKWTLAFRQLDLSARTETVASMEYEDEYVVEDGTWKISSCRAIPLWSMRRPLGDGVEVVPGWGLSP; from the coding sequence ATGACAGCACGTTCCGTAGAGCAGCGTCTGAACGACATCGAGCGAATCGATGCCATCAAGGCGCTGAAGCATCGGTACCTTCGTGCGTGCGACGCGAAGGACCCCGTCGCGTTCCGCGCGTGTTTCATCGACCGTGGCGCGGTGATGGACTACGGGGAACTCGGCAAGTACGAGGACGCAGATCCGATCGTCGAGATATTTCGAAATGTGGCCCTGCACAAAGTCGCTGGCGCCTACGTGGTGTTGGACATGCACCATGCGTTCCACTCCGACATCACACTTACCGGAGCCGGCGAGGCTACGGGAAAGTGGACCCTCGCATTCCGCCAGCTCGATCTGTCTGCACGCACGGAGACCGTGGCGTCGATGGAGTACGAGGACGAATACGTCGTAGAGGACGGCACGTGGAAGATTTCGTCCTGCCGTGCGATCCCTCTGTGGTCGATGAGACGGCCGCTCGGCGACGGGGTCGAGGTCGTTCCCGGATGGGGTTTGTCGCCATGA
- a CDS encoding mycofactocin-coupled SDR family oxidoreductase, with translation MDLSGKVALITGAAQSQGRHHALSLAARGADIIAVDICRQIDFVPYRMGDEAGLDETVRLVEQLGGRIHAAVCDVRDAHGLRTVVDSAVLEFGGLDVVVANASVCSVQTYDEVTADIWKTTMDINVGGVWNTCAAAIPHLVRRGGGSIVMIGSSGSVVGLPFYLPYTVSKHALVGMCRSLALELSNMNIRVNAILPTGVDTPQGHSSVLPRLLEERPDLAGIFTNSLPVDRIEPADVFGALSYLISDAARYVTGVLLPVDAGSTVR, from the coding sequence ATGGATCTGTCGGGCAAGGTCGCGCTGATCACCGGAGCAGCACAGAGTCAGGGAAGGCATCACGCACTGTCGCTTGCCGCGCGGGGAGCGGACATCATCGCTGTCGATATCTGCCGTCAGATCGACTTCGTACCGTATCGGATGGGAGACGAAGCGGGCCTCGACGAGACCGTGCGCCTCGTCGAGCAACTCGGCGGAAGAATCCACGCGGCCGTATGCGATGTTCGCGACGCGCACGGCCTACGAACCGTGGTCGATTCCGCAGTCCTCGAGTTCGGCGGCCTCGACGTCGTAGTGGCGAATGCGTCGGTGTGCTCGGTACAGACGTACGACGAGGTGACCGCGGACATCTGGAAGACCACCATGGATATCAACGTCGGCGGGGTCTGGAACACGTGCGCCGCCGCCATCCCCCATCTAGTGCGGCGCGGCGGTGGCAGCATCGTGATGATCGGATCCAGCGGTAGCGTCGTCGGCCTACCCTTCTACTTGCCATACACAGTCTCCAAACACGCGCTCGTGGGCATGTGTCGATCGCTCGCACTCGAACTGTCCAACATGAATATTCGCGTGAATGCGATACTCCCGACCGGCGTCGACACCCCACAGGGACACTCGTCCGTATTGCCGCGGCTACTGGAAGAACGACCGGATCTCGCCGGCATATTCACCAACAGTCTCCCCGTCGATCGGATCGAGCCAGCCGATGTGTTCGGCGCGCTGAGCTATCTCATCTCCGATGCAGCCCGGTACGTCACCGGAGTGCTCTTGCCCGTCGACGCCGGGTCGACCGTTCGTTGA